The proteins below come from a single Ictidomys tridecemlineatus isolate mIctTri1 chromosome 8, mIctTri1.hap1, whole genome shotgun sequence genomic window:
- the LOC144365844 gene encoding H/ACA ribonucleoprotein complex subunit 3 — MFLQYYLNEQGDRVYTLKKFDPMGQQTCSAHPARFSPDDKYSRHRITIKKRFKVLMTQQPRPVL, encoded by the coding sequence ATGTTTCTCCAGTATTATCTCAATGAGCAAGGAGATCGAGTCTACACATTGAAGAAATTTGACCCTATGGGACAACAGACCTGCTCAGCCCATCCTGCTCGGTTCTCCCCGGACGACAAATACTCGCGACACCGAATCACCATCAAGAAAAGGTTCAAGGTGCTCATGACTCAGCAACCGCGCCCTGTTCTCTGA